In Dolichospermum flos-aquae CCAP 1403/13F, the following proteins share a genomic window:
- a CDS encoding aspartoacylase, whose product MNQIHRVAIVGGNHGNELTGVYLVKKFQQYPHLIHRGSFETLSLLGNPKAIAARTRYIDTDLNRCFNQDKLSSSKISSYEELRAREIQQILQPENQESVDTIVDVHTTTANMGLCIILGNWHPFLLKLAADLSAVNPLVKVYIHEQPQGSGFLRSLCDLGFAIEVGAVPQGILNAELFQQTEQLIYSVLDYFEDYNQGKDLPKNNTLTVYKSIGVIDYPRNEVGEIQAMIHPQLQFQDYEPLHPGDPIFLTFTGEEIFYQGNSTVYPIFINEAAYYEKGIAMHISEKELIKIG is encoded by the coding sequence ATGAATCAAATTCATCGGGTGGCGATTGTTGGGGGAAATCACGGTAATGAGTTAACGGGAGTTTACTTGGTTAAAAAGTTTCAGCAATATCCCCATTTAATTCATCGAGGTAGTTTTGAAACTTTATCATTACTTGGTAATCCTAAAGCTATTGCTGCACGGACAAGATATATTGATACGGATCTGAATCGTTGCTTTAATCAAGATAAATTATCAAGTTCAAAAATCTCAAGTTACGAAGAATTAAGGGCGCGAGAAATTCAGCAAATATTACAACCAGAAAATCAAGAATCTGTAGATACAATTGTTGATGTACATACGACTACTGCCAATATGGGATTATGTATTATTCTGGGAAATTGGCACCCTTTCCTGCTCAAATTAGCTGCGGATTTGAGTGCAGTTAATCCTTTGGTGAAGGTTTATATTCATGAACAACCTCAAGGTAGTGGTTTTCTACGTTCTTTGTGTGATTTGGGTTTTGCAATTGAAGTTGGTGCTGTACCCCAAGGGATTTTAAATGCGGAATTATTTCAACAGACTGAACAACTTATTTATAGTGTTTTAGATTATTTTGAAGACTATAATCAAGGAAAAGATTTACCCAAAAATAATACACTAACAGTCTATAAATCAATTGGTGTGATTGATTATCCGAGAAATGAAGTAGGGGAAATTCAGGCGATGATTCACCCCCAACTTCAATTCCAAGATTATGAACCTTTACATCCTGGTGATCCTATTTTTCTGACTTTCACAGGAGAAGAAATTTTCTATCAAGGAAATTCCACTGTTTATCCAATCTTTATTAATGAAGCTGCCTATTATGAGAAAGGAATTGCGATGCACATTAGCGAAAAAGAATTAATTAAGATTGGCTAA
- a CDS encoding O-antigen ligase family protein — protein MISKPTLSNTVLKEQFSPQDRSAQSWMIILAFILLITACYFTSTGSLRLVFPATAFLVAAFLYLRHPIHYIGFTWWIWFLTPLITRLVDYKIGWDPTRQMLIAPYLVVFLTIFTFLKHLPSTLRQGGLPFLLAAIGVSYGCLIGLIYNQPLPVVRSFLDWLSPIIFAFHLFSNWRDYPSYRQHLQRTFIWCVLILGAYGVYQFVVAPEWDRYWLIESKMFTSAGHPIPFGMRVWSTLHSPGPFGTVMQAGLLLLFTSTGPLIFPASAVGYLSFLLSQVRTSWGGWLLGIIMIFGSVKPQIQMRLITIILVMTICVIPLVTIEPLSKVITTRFESFSNLEEDGSFRDRSATYDRNLNLALSNVVGNGFGNIWKVNEKTGQIEVIVIDSGILDMFFTLGWIGAIPYISGLVLLLVTVSNYTEGRFDSFLSAARAIGISSCAQLIIYSGMLSIAGMIMWGFLAMAMAGHKYYSRPQS, from the coding sequence ATGATTTCCAAACCAACACTTTCCAATACAGTTTTAAAAGAACAATTTTCTCCCCAAGATCGATCTGCCCAAAGTTGGATGATCATTCTTGCTTTTATCCTCCTGATCACAGCTTGCTACTTTACCAGTACAGGCAGTTTACGCCTCGTTTTTCCCGCCACTGCTTTTCTAGTAGCGGCGTTTTTATACTTGCGGCATCCCATTCACTATATCGGCTTCACCTGGTGGATATGGTTTCTCACCCCCTTAATCACTCGTTTAGTTGACTATAAAATTGGCTGGGACCCCACCAGACAAATGTTAATTGCACCTTATTTAGTCGTATTCCTGACAATATTCACCTTTTTAAAACATCTACCTAGCACTCTTCGGCAAGGGGGACTACCATTTCTTTTAGCTGCTATAGGAGTTTCTTATGGATGTTTAATAGGTTTAATTTACAATCAACCACTCCCTGTAGTTCGGAGTTTTTTAGATTGGTTAAGTCCCATAATTTTTGCTTTTCACCTATTTTCTAATTGGCGAGATTATCCCAGTTATCGTCAACATCTGCAAAGAACATTTATTTGGTGTGTACTCATCCTTGGTGCTTACGGTGTCTATCAATTTGTTGTCGCTCCTGAATGGGACAGATATTGGCTAATCGAATCGAAAATGTTTACCAGTGCTGGACACCCAATTCCTTTTGGAATGCGCGTCTGGAGTACACTCCACTCACCAGGTCCATTTGGGACTGTCATGCAAGCTGGGTTACTATTATTATTTACCAGCACTGGTCCATTAATTTTCCCAGCTTCTGCTGTGGGTTATTTATCATTTTTACTTTCCCAAGTGCGAACAAGTTGGGGCGGCTGGTTATTAGGAATTATTATGATTTTTGGTTCAGTAAAACCCCAGATTCAAATGCGATTAATTACTATAATTTTAGTGATGACAATCTGTGTTATTCCCTTGGTAACTATTGAACCGCTTTCTAAAGTCATTACCACTCGATTTGAAAGTTTTTCTAATCTGGAAGAAGATGGTAGTTTTAGAGATAGATCCGCAACTTATGACAGAAACCTGAATTTAGCTCTTTCTAATGTTGTCGGTAACGGCTTTGGAAATATCTGGAAAGTAAATGAAAAAACTGGACAAATAGAAGTGATTGTTATTGATAGCGGCATTTTAGATATGTTTTTTACCTTGGGTTGGATTGGTGCTATACCCTATATTAGTGGGTTAGTATTGCTGCTAGTTACGGTTAGTAATTATACAGAAGGTCGCTTTGATAGTTTTCTCAGTGCTGCCCGCGCTATTGGTATCAGTTCTTGCGCTCAGTTAATTATCTATAGCGGGATGCTGAGTATTGCGGGGATGATTATGTGGGGATTTTTAGCAATGGCTATGGCAGGTCATAAATACTACAGCAGACCACAGAGTTAA
- a CDS encoding AAA family ATPase, protein MTVTEILRFVDNLVFTKTDKHLDDLQKKIIEELFNGKTYRQIANIYDYDEGYIGDESRNLFKLLSEILGQDINKSNFCWTIERVVNSKIINFEKNNINWCSNNQISNHHQHNKNTEQAKSFYHDLSLSPKITRFYGREQELNLLSNGVLNQHTHFISVLGLSGIGKTTLVKRFIDLNLQQFEVIIWRSLKFPKSLDLLIDDLLNICQQEAKATIDDKLKQLFNILKNKKCLIILDDLENIFVNCQFAGQYKPEYQDYKTFLQMITEIEHQSCLILISQEKCQQMISLDSELYPIHSLELSGLDSAATEILKNQGLKNEETWLNLINLYESHPKYLQYISILIKDVFEGEVAEFIKENSLILTEDFKSLFDLIWMRLSEVEKEILLKISQNDQPISRDEIKQLLSLSSMDIINGLQSLTRRFLVSKLENDQKLYTLSPIFKEYLRIYHH, encoded by the coding sequence ATGACTGTTACAGAAATTTTACGATTTGTGGATAATTTAGTATTTACTAAGACTGATAAACATTTAGATGATCTCCAGAAAAAGATCATTGAGGAACTATTTAATGGTAAAACTTATAGACAAATTGCCAATATTTATGATTATGATGAGGGTTATATAGGTGATGAAAGTAGGAATTTATTTAAACTTTTATCTGAAATTTTAGGTCAAGATATTAATAAATCTAATTTTTGTTGGACTATAGAAAGAGTTGTAAATTCTAAAATTATTAATTTTGAAAAAAATAATATTAATTGGTGTTCTAATAATCAAATATCAAATCACCATCAACATAATAAGAATACAGAACAAGCTAAATCTTTTTATCATGATTTAAGTTTATCACCTAAAATTACTCGTTTCTATGGACGAGAACAAGAATTAAACCTTTTATCTAATGGAGTATTAAATCAACACACTCATTTTATCTCTGTTTTAGGATTATCTGGAATTGGTAAAACTACCCTTGTGAAAAGATTTATTGATCTAAATCTTCAACAATTTGAAGTTATTATCTGGAGAAGTTTAAAGTTTCCTAAATCCCTAGATTTACTTATTGATGATTTATTGAATATTTGTCAACAAGAAGCTAAAGCAACTATAGATGATAAATTAAAACAATTATTTAATATCCTTAAAAATAAAAAATGTTTGATTATTTTAGATGATCTGGAAAATATCTTTGTTAATTGTCAATTTGCAGGACAATATAAACCTGAATATCAAGATTATAAAACTTTCCTGCAAATGATCACAGAAATTGAACATCAAAGTTGTTTAATTCTCATCAGTCAGGAAAAATGCCAACAAATGATTTCTTTAGATAGTGAACTTTATCCAATTCATTCCTTAGAATTATCAGGTTTAGATAGTGCAGCTACAGAGATATTAAAAAATCAAGGATTAAAAAATGAGGAAACTTGGTTAAACTTAATTAATTTATATGAAAGTCATCCTAAATATTTACAGTATATCAGTATTTTAATTAAAGATGTCTTTGAGGGTGAAGTTGCCGAATTTATCAAAGAAAATAGTTTAATTTTAACAGAAGATTTTAAATCTCTGTTTGATTTAATATGGATGAGATTATCTGAAGTTGAAAAAGAGATATTATTAAAAATCAGTCAAAATGATCAACCTATATCTAGAGATGAGATAAAACAACTTTTATCATTATCATCAATGGATATAATTAACGGGTTACAATCATTAACAAGAAGATTTTTAGTATCCAAATTAGAAAATGATCAAAAACTATATACTCTTTCCCCCATTTTTAAAGAATATCTCAGAATTTATCATCATTAA
- a CDS encoding PIG-L deacetylase family protein — protein sequence MNHKKTLTSLEKIIPNQLLNQIQYIHCSLVSWWILHWGSQPLNFSEKSAMVFSPHQDDETFGCGGMIARKREQGIQVGITFLTDGRGSHGLDPLMQNQVIQIRQQESLIALDILGVNTSEIHFLNYQDGSLAALNIEKRQQIITEISELLNLYQPGEVYVPHRKDCHQDHEATYNLVKEAIIQSKITTEILQYPIWVFWRSPLFILLKLQDIAAAYRLSVTSVKEKKQKAIAAYPSQLEMLPRGFINRFLYSEEIFFKSE from the coding sequence ATGAATCATAAAAAAACACTCACCTCATTAGAAAAAATAATTCCTAATCAATTGCTAAATCAGATACAATATATTCATTGTAGTCTAGTTTCCTGGTGGATTTTGCATTGGGGAAGTCAGCCTTTAAATTTTTCTGAAAAATCAGCAATGGTTTTTTCTCCTCATCAAGATGATGAAACCTTTGGTTGTGGAGGCATGATTGCCCGCAAAAGAGAACAGGGAATACAAGTAGGGATAACTTTTTTAACTGACGGTAGAGGTTCTCATGGTTTAGATCCACTTATGCAAAATCAAGTTATCCAGATTCGTCAACAAGAATCTTTGATAGCTTTAGATATTTTGGGTGTGAACACTTCAGAGATTCATTTTTTAAATTATCAAGATGGCAGTTTGGCTGCTTTGAATATAGAGAAAAGGCAACAGATAATTACTGAGATTTCAGAATTACTAAATTTGTATCAACCTGGAGAAGTTTATGTACCTCACCGCAAAGATTGTCATCAAGATCATGAAGCTACTTATAATTTAGTGAAAGAGGCAATTATTCAATCTAAAATCACTACAGAAATACTTCAGTATCCTATTTGGGTATTTTGGCGATCGCCATTATTTATTCTGTTGAAGTTACAAGATATTGCAGCGGCTTATCGCTTATCAGTAACATCAGTAAAAGAGAAAAAACAAAAAGCTATTGCTGCCTATCCTTCCCAGCTTGAGATGTTACCTCGGGGATTTATTAACAGATTTTTATATTCGGAAGAAATATTTTTTAAATCCGAGTGA
- a CDS encoding PIN domain-containing protein — translation MIIYLETNSIMAIAKGRNKELEDFVYDSSNNLQFVIPSICLMETLVAIEREEKRSQSFSQTIQIEMNEAKRNKELNNSQSFVNYLESSLIDYDDILTDFKKRFLNILEYLKNHGELIEPSIKMLEATLNNPLLLGKNQRRDDFILQVILAHAENNLSINKAFFSENTKEFGNTNIQQILANLGINYFSKIPNLEGWLNKQ, via the coding sequence ATGATTATTTATTTAGAAACTAATTCAATTATGGCAATTGCCAAAGGAAGAAACAAAGAATTAGAAGATTTTGTCTATGATTCTTCAAATAATTTACAATTTGTCATTCCTAGTATTTGTTTAATGGAAACATTAGTAGCAATAGAAAGAGAAGAAAAACGTAGTCAATCTTTTTCTCAAACTATTCAAATAGAAATGAATGAAGCTAAACGAAATAAAGAATTAAATAACTCTCAATCTTTTGTTAATTATTTAGAAAGTTCTTTAATTGATTATGATGACATATTAACTGATTTTAAAAAACGTTTTTTGAATATTCTCGAATATTTAAAAAATCATGGTGAATTGATTGAACCAAGCATTAAAATGTTAGAAGCTACTTTAAATAATCCTTTACTACTTGGGAAAAATCAAAGAAGAGATGATTTTATTTTACAGGTTATTTTAGCTCATGCTGAAAATAATTTATCAATTAACAAAGCTTTTTTTAGTGAAAATACCAAGGAATTTGGTAATACTAATATTCAACAGATATTAGCTAATTTGGGAATTAATTATTTTAGTAAGATACCTAATTTAGAAGGATGGTTAAATAAACAATAA
- a CDS encoding glycosyltransferase family 2 protein yields MRNTVLIPTYRRPQDLARCLKALQQQTKSVDQAIVVVRDTDTETQQFLHQFPPHLLPLQIVTVTQPGVVAALNAGLAQVQGDILSITDDDAAPHPDWLAKINTHFSVNYTIGGVGGRDWVYQGDKLENGSRPIVGKLQWCGRVIGNHHLGVGAPREVDVLKGVNMSFRTQAIGKLRFDDRMQGTGAQVHFEMSFALTLKRAGWKMIYDPSIAVDHYPAQRFDEDQRHNFNDTALINLVHNETLILLEHLSPLRQIVFLSWSILVGTRESLGICQWLRLFPQQKEIASKKLRASLRGRWLGYQKYSMKSQKFALKKQHFNY; encoded by the coding sequence ATGAGAAACACAGTTCTCATCCCCACCTATCGCCGTCCTCAAGACCTAGCCCGGTGTCTGAAAGCACTGCAACAGCAAACTAAATCAGTTGATCAGGCGATCGTTGTTGTCAGAGATACAGACACAGAAACCCAGCAATTCCTCCACCAATTTCCGCCCCACCTCCTCCCCTTACAGATTGTCACCGTCACCCAGCCGGGAGTCGTCGCCGCCCTCAACGCCGGACTAGCACAAGTACAGGGAGACATTCTTTCCATCACCGATGATGATGCCGCTCCCCACCCGGATTGGTTAGCCAAAATTAATACTCACTTCAGCGTTAATTATACCATTGGTGGCGTAGGTGGTCGTGATTGGGTGTATCAAGGAGACAAATTAGAAAATGGTTCCCGTCCCATAGTTGGTAAATTGCAATGGTGCGGGCGTGTCATTGGCAACCATCACTTAGGAGTAGGCGCACCCCGTGAAGTTGATGTTCTCAAAGGTGTGAATATGAGCTTTCGTACCCAGGCGATTGGCAAATTGCGATTTGATGACAGAATGCAAGGAACGGGCGCACAGGTACATTTTGAAATGTCCTTTGCCCTCACCCTCAAACGCGCTGGATGGAAAATGATTTATGATCCCAGCATTGCAGTAGATCACTATCCCGCCCAAAGATTTGATGAAGATCAACGCCACAACTTTAACGACACCGCATTAATTAACCTAGTCCACAACGAAACCTTAATTTTATTAGAACATCTTTCACCCCTGCGTCAAATTGTATTTTTATCCTGGTCAATTTTAGTTGGTACAAGAGAAAGTTTAGGAATATGTCAATGGCTGAGACTATTTCCCCAACAAAAAGAAATCGCCAGTAAAAAATTGCGAGCATCCTTACGAGGAAGATGGTTAGGATATCAAAAATATAGCATGAAATCTCAAAAATTCGCCCTTAAAAAACAACATTTTAACTATTAA
- a CDS encoding WD40 repeat domain-containing protein codes for MQMNWISLLKAQQTDFLNRVKKPKTADLSLLESRVKGYHSEVMAFAGDSFTKILECSRQQAEILAKNPPPIPPEYPEYPDWIIPFPTYFQRQAEDYLVREQIVDWMITERLGKLVRKVPQDTLDNMVLDDEGNLRSESKFTYLLANNPKVSIQIHVADGESFNGIKKDKIRWSVSQEDISNHQVLIFLCLFYPGNNKLGYHKQTVITGFLPTNQLDFSNAKTYLTPSSLLYAGGLNWYLQSLGGKPDDVPITDEKMMVETIQTLPSDHPQKKIIGDWECWQTLKGHTKGINCLAYAIKTLVVQDAGSKNVKTIPMLASGSRGETKLWDLSKGELIETLSEYPWVISDHVNEVNSLAFSTDGQTLVSVGADSTVKIWHTGALDLIDILHKHHGDVRCVAFTPDGKMLATGGHDRKILFWNLRDRQVENTLSLDDTAAHSMVLSQDGKILITGSYRKIKVWETSSTLNQKKLPDIQPIYTLMGHSHIVSSLAISADAKFLVSGSQDQTIRVWNLATGELVHTLKGHRDSVNTVALSPDEQIIASGSADKTIKLWHLQSGELLGTFTGHANTVTALSFTASGEMLVSGSLDKTIKIWQRS; via the coding sequence ATGCAGATGAATTGGATTAGTTTACTAAAAGCGCAACAAACTGACTTCTTAAACCGGGTGAAAAAACCGAAAACGGCGGATCTTTCTCTTTTAGAAAGTCGAGTTAAAGGTTATCACAGTGAGGTAATGGCATTTGCGGGGGATTCATTCACAAAAATTCTCGAATGTTCCCGTCAGCAAGCTGAAATTCTCGCCAAAAATCCCCCACCGATACCACCAGAATATCCTGAATATCCTGATTGGATCATTCCCTTTCCTACTTATTTTCAACGTCAAGCAGAAGATTATCTTGTCCGTGAACAAATTGTTGATTGGATGATTACAGAACGCTTAGGAAAATTGGTGAGAAAAGTGCCACAAGACACTTTAGACAATATGGTTTTGGATGATGAGGGAAATTTACGTAGTGAAAGTAAGTTTACTTATTTGTTAGCTAATAACCCAAAAGTGAGTATTCAAATTCACGTAGCAGATGGAGAAAGTTTTAACGGTATTAAAAAAGATAAAATTCGTTGGTCTGTTAGTCAAGAAGATATCAGTAACCACCAAGTATTAATTTTCTTGTGTTTGTTTTATCCTGGAAATAACAAATTAGGATACCACAAACAAACTGTAATTACTGGTTTTTTACCCACAAATCAACTAGATTTTTCCAACGCCAAAACTTATCTAACTCCCAGTAGTCTATTATATGCGGGAGGATTAAATTGGTATTTACAATCTCTGGGTGGTAAGCCAGATGATGTGCCAATAACTGATGAGAAAATGATGGTAGAAACCATTCAAACCTTACCATCAGATCATCCCCAAAAGAAGATTATTGGTGATTGGGAATGCTGGCAAACACTGAAAGGACATACCAAAGGTATTAACTGTTTAGCCTATGCTATCAAAACATTAGTAGTGCAAGATGCCGGATCTAAAAATGTCAAAACAATTCCGATGTTAGCTAGTGGTAGCAGGGGAGAAACAAAATTATGGGATTTATCAAAAGGTGAATTAATCGAGACATTATCAGAATATCCTTGGGTGATTTCTGATCATGTTAATGAAGTTAATTCTCTGGCTTTTAGCACCGACGGACAAACATTAGTGAGTGTAGGTGCAGATTCCACCGTTAAAATTTGGCATACTGGGGCGTTGGATCTAATTGATATTCTCCATAAACATCATGGAGATGTCCGTTGTGTGGCGTTTACTCCTGATGGTAAGATGTTAGCGACTGGTGGCCATGATCGGAAGATTTTATTTTGGAATTTGCGCGATCGCCAAGTTGAAAATACTCTATCCTTAGATGATACAGCAGCCCATTCAATGGTATTAAGTCAAGATGGGAAAATTTTAATTACAGGTAGTTATCGCAAAATCAAAGTTTGGGAAACATCCTCAACACTCAATCAGAAAAAATTGCCAGATATACAACCAATATACACCCTGATGGGTCATTCTCATATTGTTAGTTCCCTAGCCATAAGTGCTGATGCTAAATTTTTAGTTAGTGGTAGTCAAGATCAAACTATTCGAGTTTGGAATTTAGCCACTGGGGAATTAGTTCACACTCTCAAAGGACATCGAGATAGTGTGAATACAGTTGCTTTAAGTCCTGACGAACAAATTATTGCCAGTGGTAGTGCTGATAAAACTATCAAATTGTGGCATTTACAATCTGGGGAATTATTAGGGACATTTACAGGTCATGCTAACACAGTTACAGCTTTATCATTTACTGCTTCTGGAGAAATGTTAGTTAGTGGAAGTTTGGATAAAACCATTAAAATTTGGCAGCGGAGTTAG
- a CDS encoding glycosyltransferase family 4 protein, with protein MRILHITNHVQKIGNGIVNVAVDLACLQAKSGLDIAVASAGGEYEKLLADHGVEHFHLNQCRTPLNLIKAAGHYRQIIKEFQPDIVHVHMMTGAILAGIFRKNREYHLVSTVHNEFQHSAILMGLADQVIAVSKAVANSMIKRGIPPRKLRVVSNGTLGSPRHKKLADYQPVEMPHPSITTVAGMYTRKGIYELIEAFKIVSSDFPQAHLYLVGDGPDRSIFEAMVQNTGVSNRIHFEGFQAEPQRYMLATDIFVLASHCESFGLVLTEAREAGCAIIASDVDGIPETLDYSQAGILVPPKDIPALANTLTQLLSDRQLLDQWKFRAQQNLERFSAARVNEETLNIYRELMRKDNIIRVMETRELANLN; from the coding sequence ATGCGGATTCTACATATTACTAATCATGTCCAAAAAATCGGTAATGGAATTGTTAATGTTGCTGTAGATTTAGCTTGTTTACAAGCAAAAAGTGGTCTGGATATTGCTGTAGCTTCTGCTGGTGGAGAATATGAAAAATTATTAGCAGATCACGGTGTTGAACATTTTCATCTCAATCAGTGTCGGACACCATTAAATCTCATTAAAGCTGCTGGGCATTATCGCCAAATCATTAAAGAGTTTCAACCGGATATTGTTCATGTACACATGATGACAGGGGCAATTTTAGCCGGTATTTTTCGCAAGAATCGAGAATATCATTTAGTTTCTACTGTCCATAATGAATTTCAACATAGTGCTATCCTCATGGGGTTAGCTGATCAGGTAATTGCAGTTAGTAAAGCAGTAGCTAATTCAATGATTAAACGGGGTATTCCACCTCGAAAGTTACGAGTAGTTAGTAATGGGACGTTAGGAAGTCCTCGACATAAAAAACTGGCAGATTATCAACCAGTAGAAATGCCACATCCATCTATAACTACTGTGGCGGGGATGTATACCCGCAAAGGTATTTATGAGTTAATTGAGGCATTTAAAATAGTTTCCTCAGACTTTCCGCAAGCACATTTATATTTAGTGGGAGATGGTCCAGATCGTTCGATATTTGAGGCAATGGTGCAAAATACAGGTGTTAGTAATCGCATTCATTTTGAAGGATTTCAGGCAGAACCGCAACGCTATATGTTAGCAACGGATATCTTTGTTCTGGCTTCACATTGCGAATCTTTTGGCTTAGTGCTAACGGAAGCGCGGGAAGCTGGTTGTGCGATTATAGCCAGTGATGTAGATGGTATTCCTGAGACTTTAGATTATAGTCAAGCGGGGATTTTAGTGCCACCCAAGGATATTCCAGCCTTAGCTAATACTTTGACACAATTATTGAGCGATCGCCAACTTTTAGATCAGTGGAAATTCCGCGCCCAACAAAATTTAGAAAGATTTAGTGCCGCAAGAGTGAATGAAGAAACACTAAATATATATCGTGAATTAATGAGAAAAGACAATATCATCAGAGTCATGGAAACCAGAGAATTAGCCAATCTTAATTAA
- a CDS encoding DNA methyltransferase, with protein sequence MVSQLYYGDNLEVLRRYIKDESVDLCYIDPPFNSKRNYNQIYNNIGGEDKAQAQAFIDTWEWDDHAIRGIDEIITNYHGLFTQQCIALITGLSNVLGKGSLLAYLVSMTLRITEIHRVLKPTGSFYLHCDPSASHYLKLILDAVFCSQGGEFINEIVWKRRTNTVKAITKSFSTLNDIIYFYVKSSKNYYFDIQYEDYPSEYLRRFKYEDEYGRYRWQVMATYSQERLEQLKKENKVRFSPTAKHPEFKQYLHDLKGIPLTNLWMDIDMINSQSKERLGYPTQKPEALLERIIKASSNENDIILDAYCGCGTTVAVCQKLDRQWIGIDITYQSISLILKRLEDSFGKEFVDNIKLHGIPKDIESAKALANKADDRTRKEFEKWAILTYTNNRAIINTKKGADKGVDGTVLFYGDKGEAEKVIFQVKSGKVKSGDIRDLLGTMTLENASIAIFITLENPTKDMLKTAKSAGFYQNKLMTHSCDKIQIVTVKDIIENKQKFMMTLAFEVLKSAEKYKEIRVNQIEMDLDI encoded by the coding sequence ATGGTTAGTCAACTTTATTATGGCGATAATTTAGAAGTTTTAAGACGTTACATTAAAGATGAGTCTGTTGACTTATGTTATATTGATCCTCCTTTTAATTCTAAACGCAATTATAATCAAATTTATAATAATATTGGTGGAGAAGATAAAGCACAAGCTCAAGCATTTATTGATACTTGGGAATGGGATGATCACGCTATTCGGGGAATAGATGAAATCATTACTAATTATCATGGTTTATTTACTCAACAATGTATTGCTTTAATTACAGGTTTAAGTAATGTTTTAGGGAAAGGAAGTTTACTCGCTTATTTAGTGAGTATGACTTTAAGAATAACAGAAATTCATCGAGTTTTGAAACCTACAGGAAGTTTTTATCTACATTGTGATCCTAGTGCGAGTCATTATTTAAAGTTAATATTAGATGCTGTTTTTTGTTCTCAGGGTGGAGAATTTATAAACGAAATTGTTTGGAAAAGACGTACAAACACGGTAAAAGCAATTACTAAATCTTTTTCAACATTAAATGATATTATTTATTTTTATGTTAAATCGTCAAAAAATTATTATTTTGATATTCAGTATGAAGATTATCCTAGCGAATATCTTAGAAGGTTTAAATATGAAGATGAATATGGTAGATATCGTTGGCAAGTAATGGCTACTTATTCTCAAGAAAGATTAGAACAACTTAAAAAAGAAAACAAAGTTAGATTTTCACCAACTGCTAAACACCCTGAATTTAAACAATATTTACATGATTTAAAAGGTATACCTCTTACAAATCTTTGGATGGATATTGATATGATAAATTCACAATCAAAAGAAAGATTAGGATATCCAACACAAAAGCCAGAAGCATTATTAGAAAGAATAATTAAAGCCAGTTCTAATGAAAATGATATAATATTAGATGCTTATTGTGGATGTGGGACAACTGTTGCAGTTTGCCAAAAATTAGATAGACAATGGATAGGAATTGATATTACTTATCAAAGTATTAGTTTAATTTTAAAAAGATTAGAAGACAGCTTTGGTAAAGAATTTGTAGATAACATCAAACTTCATGGTATTCCTAAAGATATAGAAAGTGCAAAAGCATTAGCAAATAAAGCAGATGATCGCACTCGTAAAGAGTTTGAAAAATGGGCAATATTAACTTATACTAACAATAGAGCCATAATTAACACTAAAAAAGGTGCAGATAAAGGTGTAGATGGAACTGTTTTATTTTATGGTGATAAAGGTGAAGCAGAAAAGGTAATTTTCCAAGTTAAATCTGGTAAAGTCAAATCAGGAGATATCCGAGATTTACTAGGAACAATGACCCTAGAAAATGCCAGTATAGCTATATTTATAACCTTAGAAAATCCTACAAAAGATATGTTGAAAACTGCCAAATCTGCTGGCTTTTATCAAAACAAACTCATGACTCATAGTTGTGATAAAATTCAGATTGTTACAGTTAAAGATATTATTGAAAATAAACAGAAGTTCATGATGACTTTAGCTTTTGAAGTTCTTAAAAGTGCAGAAAAATACAAAGAAATCAGAGTTAATCAGATAGAGATGGACTTAGATATTTAA